A DNA window from Helianthus annuus cultivar XRQ/B chromosome 15, HanXRQr2.0-SUNRISE, whole genome shotgun sequence contains the following coding sequences:
- the LOC110914138 gene encoding UDP-glycosyltransferase 83A1, protein MDPANFVWAYMGDPATNQMFFDYLFLKGKDAAEVAYHIICNSSMELEPGAFTLFPKMLPIGPILATNKSTRQVGHIWKEDSTCFTWLHQQPVCSVIYVAFGSITIFDQLQFEELALGLEDTKMPFLWVVRPGPSGNMDYVYPTGYLDRIGSRGNLLSWAPQQEVLNHPSVACFMSHCGWNSSMEGVSNGVPFVCWPYFADQFFNKTYICDIWKTGVGLNKDETCIVTRGEIKSKVEQLVNNDIHEANALNLKEKLTECLREGNSSNNNLNKFIDWLKEG, encoded by the coding sequence ATGGACCCTGCAAATTTTGTATGGGCATATATGGGCGACCCAGCCACGAACCAAATGTTCTTTGATTACCTGTTTCTTAAAGGTAAGGATGCAGCAGAAGTAGCATACCACATAATTTGCAATTCATCCATGGAGCTGGAGCCTGGGGCGTTCACTCTATTTCCAAAGATGTTGCCAATAGGTCCAATTTTGGCCACCAACAAATCCACAAGGCAAGTAGGCCACATATGGAAAGAAGACTCTACTTGCTTCACATGGCTCCATCAACAGCCAGTCTGCTCGGTCATTTATGTTGCATTTGGGAGCATCACAATTTTCGACCAGCTGCAATTTGAAGAGCTGGCGTTAGGCCTCGAGGATACCAAAATGCCATTCTTGTGGGTTGTTCGACCTGGCCCAAGTGGTAATATGGACTATGTCTACCCGACCGGCTACTTGGACAGAATAGGCAGTCGTGGGAATTTACTAAGCTGGGCACCTCAGCAGGAGGTCCTAAACCATCCGTCAGTGGCTTGCTTCATGAGTCATTGTGGTTGGAACTCTTCAATGGAGGGCGTTAGCAATGGCGTTCCTTTTGTGTGCTGGCCATACTTTGCTGATCAATTTTTTAACAAAACATACATATGTGATATCTGGAAAACTGGTGTGGGTTTGAACAAAGATGAAACATGTATTGTTACACGAGGAGAAATCAAGAGTAAAGTAGAGCAACTGGTCAACAACGACATACACGAAGCAAATGCCttgaatttgaaagaaaaattaacGGAGTGCTTGCGAGAAGGAAATTCCTCAAACAATAACCTCAACAAGTTCATTGATTGGCTAAAGGAAGGATGA